A window of Cryptomeria japonica chromosome 3, Sugi_1.0, whole genome shotgun sequence contains these coding sequences:
- the LOC131038292 gene encoding LRR receptor-like serine/threonine-protein kinase RGI5 produces MFSIFSISAFPHYLNNISQDQQYLLLQFKAAIWNNNDTLQPNWTLLRPLCNWTGVTYDRSSHSVVALNLSSMNLHGIISPILGNLSSLRSLDLSKNALAGTIPSQLGRLPHLQVLLLYSNQLQGTIPPSLSACRNLYDLRLSFNQLHGSIPPELSLLTNLKILYLGINNLTGSIPSSLGNLSTLVELDLGINNLRGTIPPTLSTCRGLHDLRLTFNQLHGSIPHELSLLTSLEILYLGANNFTGTIPHSLGNLSSLVELELAKNDLSGIIPHELGMLPHLQSLNLWGNKLSGTIPSSLGNLSALTVLDLSRNHLQGTIPPTLSACRGLYGLMLSFNQLHGSIPHQLSLLTSLKILYLGANNLSGTIPYSLGNLSALVTLDLGRNDITGTIPPELGMLTRLEALYLNKNKLSGTIPNSLGNLCALKNLSLSENNLQGSIPW; encoded by the coding sequence ATGTTTTCCATTTTCTCAATCTCCGCTTTTCCTCACTATCTCAATAATATCTCTCAAGATCAACAATATTTGCTCTTGCAATTCAAAGCCGCCATTTGGAATAACAATGACACTTTGCAGCCCAACTGGACTCTCCTTCGGCCCCTCTGCAATTGGACTGGCGTCACCTATGATCGTTCTTCTCACTCTGTCGTCGCCCTCAATTTATCGAGCATGAACTTACATGGCATAATCTCTCCTATCCTAGGGAATCTCTCCTCTCTTCGATCCCTTGACCTCTCCAAAAATGCCCTCGCTGGTACCATTCCATCTCAACTCGGCCGACTTCCCCATCTGCAGGTACTCTTGCTCTATAGCAATCAATTGCAAGGAACCATTCCGCCCTCTCTCTCCGCTTGCCGCAATTTGTATGACCTCAGACTTTCCTTTAACCAACTGCATGGCAGCATTCCGCCCGAGCTAAGTCTCCTCACAAATTTGAAGATCCTGTACTTGGGAATAAACAATCTCACGGGTTCCATTCCCAGTTCTTTAGGAAATCTGTCTACGTTGGTTGAATTGGATTTGGGAATAAATAATCTCAGAGGCACCATTCCGCCCACTCTGTCCACTTGCCGCGGTTTGCATGACCTGAGACTCACTTTTAACCAACTGCATGGCAGCATTCCGCACGAGTTGAGTCTCCTAACGAGTTTGGAGATCCTTTACTTGGGAGCAAACAATTTCACTGGTACCATTCCCCATTCTTTAGGAAATCTATCCTCTTTGGTTGAATTGGAATTGGCAAAAAATGATCTCAGTGGTATCATTCCTCATGAATTGGGCATGCTCCCTCACCTTCAGTCTCTTAACCTTTGGGGAAATAAGCTATCTGGCACCATTCCTAGTTCTTTAGGAAATCTGTCTGCCTTGACCGTTTTAGATTTGTCGAGAAACCATCTACAGGGCACAATTCCACCCACTCTCTCCGCTTGCCGCGGTTTGTACGGCTTGATGCTCTCCTTTAACCAGTTGCATGGCAGCATTCCTCACCAACTGAGTCTCCTCACAAGTTTGAAGATCCTTTATTTGGGTGCAAACAATCTCTCCGGAACCATTCCCTATTCTTTAGGAAATCTGTCCGCCTTAGTTACATTGGATTTGGGAAGAAATGATATCACAGGTACCATTCCTCCTGAATTGGGCATGCTCACTCGCCTCGAGGCTCTCTACCTTAATAAAAACAAGTTATCCGGCACCATTCCTAATTCCTTAGGAAATCTGTGTGCCTTAAAGAATTTAAGTTTGTCAGAGAACAATCTCCAGGGCTCCATTCCCTGGTGA